A single window of Streptomyces sudanensis DNA harbors:
- a CDS encoding S1 family peptidase, whose amino-acid sequence MKKTLVRALKRFAAAGAVVLAAVSLQPTSASAAPAPVVGGTRAAQGEFPWMVRLSMGCGGSLISPQVVLTAAHCVSGSGDNTSITATAGVVDLQSTSAIKVRSTKVLQAPGYNGSGKDWALIKLAQPINLPTLNIATTTTYNTGTFTVAGWGANREGGSQQRYLLKAQVPFVSDATCQQSYKELIPSEEMCAGYASGGTDTCQGDSGGPMFRRDANGAWIQVGIVSWGYGCARPNYPGVYTEVSTFASAIKSAAATL is encoded by the coding sequence TTGAAGAAGACACTGGTACGCGCCCTCAAGAGGTTCGCCGCCGCCGGCGCCGTCGTCCTCGCCGCCGTCAGCCTCCAGCCCACCTCCGCCTCCGCCGCCCCCGCCCCCGTCGTCGGCGGCACCCGCGCGGCCCAGGGCGAATTCCCCTGGATGGTCCGCCTCTCCATGGGCTGCGGCGGCTCCCTCATCTCCCCCCAGGTCGTCCTCACCGCCGCCCACTGCGTCAGCGGCTCCGGCGACAACACCAGCATCACCGCCACCGCCGGCGTGGTCGACCTCCAGAGCACCTCCGCCATCAAGGTCCGCTCCACCAAGGTCCTCCAGGCCCCCGGCTACAACGGCTCCGGCAAGGACTGGGCACTCATCAAGCTCGCCCAGCCCATCAACCTCCCCACCCTCAACATCGCCACCACCACCACCTACAACACCGGCACCTTCACCGTCGCCGGCTGGGGCGCCAACCGCGAAGGCGGCAGCCAGCAGCGCTACCTCCTCAAGGCCCAGGTGCCCTTCGTCTCCGACGCCACCTGCCAGCAGTCCTACAAGGAACTCATCCCCTCCGAGGAGATGTGCGCCGGCTACGCCAGCGGCGGCACCGACACCTGCCAGGGCGACTCCGGCGGCCCCATGTTCCGCCGCGACGCCAACGGCGCCTGGATCCAGGTCGGCATCGTGAGCTGGGGCTACGGCTGCGCCCGCCCCAACTACCCCGGCGTCTACACCGAGGTCTCCACCTTCGCCTCCGCCATCAAGTCGGCAGCCGCCACCCTGTGA